From the Nocardiopsis changdeensis genome, one window contains:
- the tmk gene encoding dTMP kinase, with protein MSRPASPGAPSEAHNVLAITPFRRLWISLVLSGLGDWLSLLALVSLAAIFTFDAPALVRYLAIAGVLAVKLAPSVLLSPLVGALVDRLDRRWTMVGGDVLRALLYASVPVVGLLAPGFALPWLFIAALLAEIVELLWTGARDSAIPNLVPRKLLGQADRLVLFTSYGTAPVAALLFAALASVSNVLGVLVPSLASPEADIALYLNGLLFLAAAGLVAGLQIPGHRPAKDAQSPTRDARILPSVARGTRGSGDPVLLRGLSLGLITTVVAVGAVIGVGRLHAEGLEAGNAGFGMLFAAVLGGMGLGAVSGPRVLKLLSRRRLFGLTAVIAAVVLLFAGAVGDMVLAAVLALVLGVAAGMSWATALGVVTREVEEEHRTAVHAHLNGAARLALVLTAVLAPVAAGLIGDRALAIGPLTYDLRGSAVVLAAVALLGVVAAAVAHRQVNRNDPEAGPGLLPELFAALRGVEITEPVDEDERPSGAFIVVEGGEGAGKSTQVRELTVWLRDQGFEVVSTRQPGATKLGMRLRALLLDRENSHITPRAEVLLYAADKADHVQQEILPALKRGAVVISDRYTDSLLAYQGTGRDLAVSDIADISTWAVQGLVPDLTVLLDVRPEEGLSRLGGPADRIESESVEFHERVRKGFLDLARRDPDRYLVLDSREPREKITREIQKRVRALLPDPVPSSAEAVTGMIPVIKND; from the coding sequence ATGAGCAGACCTGCATCTCCGGGAGCGCCGTCCGAGGCGCACAACGTCCTCGCGATCACTCCCTTCCGAAGGCTGTGGATCTCGCTCGTGCTGTCCGGACTGGGCGATTGGCTGAGCCTCCTGGCTCTGGTCTCCCTGGCCGCGATCTTCACGTTCGACGCCCCGGCCCTGGTCCGGTACCTGGCCATCGCCGGTGTCCTGGCCGTCAAACTCGCGCCCTCCGTCCTCCTGAGCCCCCTGGTCGGGGCCCTCGTGGACCGGCTGGACCGCCGCTGGACCATGGTCGGCGGCGACGTCCTGCGGGCCCTGCTCTACGCCTCGGTCCCCGTGGTGGGCCTGCTGGCCCCCGGGTTCGCGCTGCCGTGGCTGTTCATCGCGGCACTGCTCGCCGAGATCGTCGAGCTGCTGTGGACCGGCGCCCGGGACTCCGCGATCCCCAACCTGGTGCCCCGCAAGCTGCTGGGCCAGGCCGACCGCCTGGTGCTGTTCACCTCCTACGGCACCGCGCCGGTGGCCGCACTGCTGTTCGCGGCCCTGGCCTCGGTGAGCAACGTGCTCGGCGTCCTGGTGCCCTCGCTGGCCTCCCCCGAGGCGGACATCGCGCTCTACCTCAACGGGCTGCTCTTCCTGGCCGCCGCCGGGCTCGTCGCCGGACTCCAGATCCCCGGCCACCGGCCCGCCAAGGACGCCCAGAGCCCCACCCGCGACGCCCGCATCCTGCCGTCCGTCGCGCGCGGCACGCGCGGCTCCGGCGACCCGGTGCTGCTGCGCGGCCTGTCCCTGGGCCTGATCACCACGGTCGTCGCGGTGGGCGCCGTCATCGGCGTCGGCCGCCTGCACGCCGAGGGCCTGGAGGCGGGCAACGCCGGGTTCGGCATGCTGTTCGCCGCCGTCCTGGGCGGCATGGGCCTGGGCGCCGTCTCCGGCCCCCGCGTCCTCAAGCTGCTCAGCCGCCGCCGGCTCTTCGGGCTCACCGCCGTCATCGCGGCGGTCGTGCTGCTGTTCGCCGGAGCCGTCGGCGACATGGTCCTGGCCGCCGTCCTGGCCCTGGTCCTGGGCGTCGCCGCGGGCATGTCCTGGGCGACCGCGCTGGGCGTGGTCACCCGCGAGGTCGAGGAGGAGCACCGCACCGCGGTGCACGCCCACCTCAACGGCGCGGCCCGCCTGGCCCTGGTGCTGACGGCGGTCCTCGCCCCCGTCGCCGCCGGACTCATCGGCGACCGGGCCCTGGCGATCGGCCCGCTCACCTACGACCTGCGCGGCAGCGCCGTCGTGCTGGCGGCGGTCGCCCTGCTGGGCGTGGTCGCCGCCGCGGTCGCCCACCGCCAGGTCAACCGGAACGACCCCGAGGCCGGCCCCGGCCTGCTCCCCGAGCTGTTCGCGGCGCTGCGCGGCGTCGAGATCACCGAGCCGGTCGACGAGGACGAGCGCCCCTCCGGCGCGTTCATCGTCGTCGAGGGCGGCGAGGGCGCGGGCAAGTCCACGCAGGTCCGCGAACTCACGGTGTGGCTGCGCGACCAGGGCTTCGAGGTGGTCAGCACCCGCCAGCCCGGCGCCACCAAGCTCGGCATGCGGTTGCGCGCCCTGCTGCTGGACCGCGAGAACTCCCACATCACCCCGCGCGCCGAGGTGCTGCTGTACGCCGCCGACAAGGCCGACCACGTCCAGCAGGAGATCCTGCCCGCGCTCAAGCGCGGCGCCGTGGTCATCAGCGACCGCTACACCGACTCGCTGCTCGCCTACCAGGGCACCGGCCGCGACCTGGCGGTGTCGGACATCGCCGACATCAGCACGTGGGCGGTGCAGGGCCTGGTCCCCGACCTGACGGTGCTGCTGGACGTGCGCCCCGAGGAGGGCCTGTCCCGGCTGGGCGGCCCGGCCGACCGCATCGAGTCGGAGTCCGTGGAGTTCCACGAGCGGGTCCGCAAGGGCTTCCTCGACCTGGCCCGCCGGGACCCGGACCGCTACCTGGTCCTGGACTCCCGCGAGCCCCGCGAGAAGATCACCCGCGAGATCCAGAAGCGGGTGCGCGCCCTGCTGCCCGACCCGGTCCCGAGCAGCGCCGAGGCCGTCACCGGGATGATCCCGGTCATCAAGAACGACTGA
- a CDS encoding DNA polymerase III subunit delta' has translation MTVFDDLVGQRAAVDHLRRAVAGAADLVAGGAGTGMTHAWLFTGPPGSGRSEAARAFAAALQCRDGGCGHCDSCHQALAGTHPDVLYVRPSGLSFGVAATRELVLRAGSKPSGGRFRIVLFEDAERATEAASNALLKAVEEPSPRTVWLLCTPTPDDLLVTIRSRCRLVTLTTPTTAEIVGALTRAGDVDEGTARAAAVASAGRVDRARQLATDPEARRRREEVLSIPARLDGIGACVTFAARLYEIAEAESKAITSALDEKEKDELKAAFGEGSTGKGVAKAMRGSAGAMKDLEERQKRRATRIKRDSYDRALLDLAAFYRDVLTLQFGASVERSTGERSGDLERVARSSTPETTLRRIDAIMDCRERIAANVHPQIAMEAMTSALLLG, from the coding sequence GTGACGGTCTTCGACGACCTGGTCGGTCAGCGGGCCGCGGTGGACCACCTGCGGCGGGCGGTGGCCGGCGCCGCCGACCTGGTCGCCGGGGGAGCGGGCACGGGCATGACCCACGCCTGGCTGTTCACCGGTCCGCCCGGCTCGGGGCGCTCGGAGGCCGCGCGCGCCTTCGCCGCCGCCCTCCAGTGCCGCGACGGCGGCTGCGGCCACTGCGACTCCTGCCACCAGGCCCTGGCCGGGACCCACCCGGACGTGCTGTACGTGCGGCCCAGCGGCCTGAGCTTCGGCGTCGCCGCCACCCGCGAGCTGGTCCTGCGCGCCGGGTCCAAGCCCTCCGGCGGCCGGTTCCGGATCGTGCTGTTCGAGGACGCCGAGCGCGCCACCGAGGCGGCCTCCAACGCCCTGCTCAAGGCGGTGGAGGAGCCGTCGCCGCGCACCGTGTGGCTGCTGTGCACGCCCACCCCCGACGACCTGCTCGTCACCATCCGCTCCCGGTGCCGCCTGGTCACCCTCACCACCCCCACCACCGCCGAGATCGTCGGCGCGCTCACCCGCGCCGGCGACGTGGACGAGGGCACGGCCAGGGCCGCCGCCGTCGCCTCGGCGGGGCGGGTGGACCGCGCCCGGCAGCTGGCCACCGACCCCGAGGCGCGCCGCCGCCGCGAGGAGGTGCTGTCCATCCCGGCCAGGCTCGACGGCATCGGCGCCTGCGTCACCTTCGCCGCCCGGCTCTACGAGATCGCCGAGGCGGAGTCCAAGGCGATCACCAGCGCCCTGGACGAGAAGGAGAAGGACGAGCTCAAGGCCGCCTTCGGCGAGGGCTCCACCGGCAAGGGCGTGGCCAAGGCCATGCGGGGATCCGCGGGCGCCATGAAGGACCTGGAGGAGCGGCAGAAGCGCCGGGCCACCCGGATCAAGCGCGACTCCTACGACCGCGCCCTGCTGGACCTGGCCGCCTTCTACCGCGACGTGCTCACCCTCCAGTTCGGGGCGTCCGTCGAGCGCTCCACCGGGGAGCGCTCCGGCGACCTGGAGCGCGTCGCCCGCTCCAGCACGCCGGAGACCACCCTGCGGCGCATCGACGCCATCATGGACTGCCGCGAGCGCATCGCCGCCAACGTGCACCCGCAGATCGCCATGGAGGCCATGACCTCCGCCCTCCTCCTCGGCTGA
- a CDS encoding RNA polymerase sigma factor gives MTDRDLIHALRADGAPSAEAYRRLLDAYGEELFRRCILALGDRDAAHVVLRDTLIVACAHIGRLTEPDRLGEWLHALAEVECVRRRSYDLRLPGERSMPENTGLVPVRILKGMAAPELDGYRAHVAARADRFGHDGFPLGPGDSPTPHGPSLAGSIGLVMLMALVAAVCAGYLLTRTSEAEGPWTGPAGLVGR, from the coding sequence ATGACGGACCGGGATCTCATCCACGCTCTGCGTGCCGACGGCGCGCCGTCGGCCGAGGCCTACCGAAGGCTGCTCGACGCGTACGGCGAGGAGTTGTTCCGGCGCTGCATCCTGGCCCTGGGCGACCGCGACGCGGCGCACGTGGTGCTGCGCGACACGCTGATCGTCGCCTGCGCGCACATCGGGCGGCTGACCGAGCCCGACCGTCTGGGGGAGTGGCTGCACGCCCTGGCGGAGGTCGAGTGCGTCCGCCGCCGTTCGTACGACCTCCGGCTCCCGGGGGAGCGGAGCATGCCGGAGAACACCGGTCTGGTGCCGGTCCGCATCCTCAAGGGGATGGCCGCTCCGGAGCTGGACGGCTACCGGGCCCACGTGGCCGCCCGCGCCGACCGCTTCGGCCACGACGGCTTCCCCCTCGGCCCGGGGGACTCACCGACCCCGCACGGCCCGTCCCTGGCCGGCTCGATCGGACTGGTGATGCTGATGGCGCTGGTGGCCGCCGTCTGCGCGGGCTACCTGCTGACCCGGACCTCGGAGGCCGAGGGG
- a CDS encoding AAA family ATPase, whose product MITLRVSQSDPNAFRGIADAMNDPRFADQDLYLQVDPGYYLEPHVLGVNGHVMVVPSAGRGTVTVAVGDTNVFNVHEGRLELFGIEVRNASADFPPVYVHPGGAFRAEECVFASTARVEAEGATLHIEGCVFRDAGLYLKRSGGAVARTRFERAVLFIEGQGALSVSDVSFQGGDPSCHTLLISGASPRIQKCRITDGGSENTNAVCVQEEAAPVFSDVEITGDSGYPVRVLGGSTASFTRLRIDGGRPGGDSLYVWEGGGLTLTDCTVTRSPGSAVCSSDSALTATGLTVAGAKDNGVLTVDSRVEIHRSKVTGAGIVAVRLNGGRPTLSDIELGEPPAGAEEPIGLLLDGTSGFDVRGLTVTRLWGTAVGVHDSTGTLADVTVEEGVRGIGFDDGGRYRAEGLRLRGLEAWAVRVGEGAQAEIDGLESTSCRYGAWADGGDLTLRSAVVSDAGDRGAIVQDGGRLVLEDSTVRGCGGSGVDVHGDSRATLRRCTIADNGGRAVDAEEGAAVKVEDTTFENNRGGDTVRVAAEAGGAAAVPDAPVGEAAPVEELLAELDGMVGLEGVKKEVRTLVNFQRASAKREAAGLPALNVGRHLVFSGPPGTGKTTVARLYGGILRSLGVLSQGQFVEVSRSDLVAEHLGGTAKLTADAVGRARGGVLFIDEAYALSRRFGSGTDFGQEAIDTLIKFMEDLRDEVVVVFAGYSSEMRGFLDANPGLRSRVARTIEFENYTPEQLTTIFAGMARAQGYDPGEGVLEAVTAHFRAQKRDETFGNGREARRVFEAVVQTQATRVVEGDFHSPEDLGRILPEDLEGVVDAGLSARVGGPRDGGQVDGLMAELESMVGLTSVKGEVADLMSLISAGRRRQAAGLGAVLPSRHLVFAGPPGTGKTTVARIYGRLLAALGVLAQGQVVEVGRADLVGAYVGQTAQRTRDVFDRARGGVLFIDEAYTLVRPGGSGHDFGQEAVDTLLKLMEDHRDEVVVIAAGYTGEMSGFLASNPGLESRFSRTVEFAPYTHDELLRILVGMAEGADFLVPEDTRAAAARLFGAEEERFSDGNGREVRKAFEEALTRQARRIEQAARAGAEPGVDDLRTLLPEDVHAT is encoded by the coding sequence ATGATCACGCTCCGTGTGTCGCAGTCCGACCCGAACGCCTTCCGTGGCATCGCCGACGCGATGAACGACCCGCGGTTCGCCGACCAGGACCTCTACCTCCAGGTGGACCCGGGGTACTACCTGGAGCCGCACGTCCTCGGGGTGAACGGGCACGTGATGGTCGTCCCCAGCGCGGGGCGGGGCACGGTCACCGTCGCCGTCGGCGACACCAACGTGTTCAACGTCCACGAAGGGCGTCTCGAACTGTTCGGCATCGAGGTCAGGAACGCCTCCGCGGACTTCCCCCCGGTCTACGTCCACCCCGGGGGCGCGTTCCGCGCCGAGGAGTGCGTCTTCGCCTCCACCGCCCGGGTGGAGGCGGAGGGGGCGACCCTGCACATCGAGGGGTGCGTCTTCCGCGACGCCGGACTGTACCTGAAGAGGTCCGGGGGCGCCGTCGCGCGGACGCGCTTCGAGAGGGCCGTCCTGTTCATCGAGGGCCAGGGGGCCCTCTCGGTGTCGGACGTCTCCTTCCAGGGCGGGGACCCCTCCTGCCACACCCTGCTGATCAGCGGTGCCTCGCCGCGCATCCAGAAGTGCAGGATCACCGACGGCGGGAGCGAGAACACCAACGCCGTCTGCGTCCAGGAGGAGGCCGCACCCGTGTTCTCGGACGTGGAGATCACGGGCGACAGCGGTTATCCGGTCCGGGTCCTGGGCGGGTCCACGGCCTCCTTCACCCGGCTCAGGATCGACGGCGGCCGGCCCGGGGGAGACTCGCTGTACGTGTGGGAGGGCGGCGGGCTGACCCTGACCGACTGCACGGTCACGCGGTCGCCCGGCAGCGCGGTCTGCTCGTCCGACAGCGCGCTGACCGCCACCGGGCTCACCGTCGCGGGGGCGAAGGACAACGGCGTCCTCACCGTGGACTCCCGGGTCGAGATCCACCGCTCCAAGGTCACCGGCGCGGGTATCGTCGCGGTCCGCCTGAACGGGGGACGGCCGACGCTGTCCGACATCGAGCTCGGCGAGCCCCCCGCCGGAGCGGAGGAGCCGATCGGACTGCTCCTCGACGGCACGTCGGGCTTCGACGTGCGGGGGCTCACGGTCACGCGGCTGTGGGGGACCGCGGTGGGCGTCCACGATTCCACCGGCACCCTGGCGGACGTGACGGTGGAGGAGGGTGTGCGGGGCATCGGTTTCGACGACGGCGGCAGGTACAGGGCCGAGGGGCTGCGGCTCCGCGGGCTGGAGGCCTGGGCGGTCCGCGTCGGGGAGGGCGCGCAGGCCGAGATCGACGGGCTGGAGAGCACCTCGTGCCGGTACGGCGCCTGGGCCGACGGGGGCGATCTCACCCTCCGTTCGGCAGTGGTCTCGGACGCGGGGGACAGGGGCGCCATCGTCCAGGACGGCGGCCGCCTGGTACTGGAGGACTCCACCGTGCGCGGGTGCGGGGGCAGCGGAGTCGACGTCCACGGGGATTCCCGGGCGACCCTGCGCCGGTGCACGATCGCCGACAACGGGGGCAGGGCCGTGGACGCCGAGGAGGGCGCGGCGGTGAAGGTCGAGGACACCACGTTCGAGAACAACCGCGGCGGCGACACGGTGCGGGTCGCCGCCGAGGCGGGCGGGGCGGCCGCGGTCCCGGACGCCCCGGTCGGGGAGGCGGCGCCGGTGGAGGAGCTGCTCGCGGAACTGGACGGGATGGTGGGGCTGGAGGGGGTCAAGAAGGAGGTCCGCACGCTGGTCAACTTCCAGAGGGCCAGCGCCAAGCGCGAGGCCGCCGGGCTGCCCGCGCTCAACGTGGGGCGGCACCTGGTCTTCTCGGGCCCGCCCGGGACCGGCAAGACCACCGTCGCCCGCCTGTACGGGGGCATCCTGCGCTCGCTGGGGGTCCTCTCCCAGGGGCAGTTCGTGGAGGTCTCCCGCTCGGACCTGGTAGCCGAGCACCTGGGCGGGACCGCCAAGCTCACCGCCGACGCCGTGGGGCGGGCGCGCGGCGGAGTGCTGTTCATCGACGAGGCCTACGCCCTGTCCCGGCGGTTCGGCAGCGGGACCGACTTCGGCCAGGAGGCCATCGACACCCTCATCAAGTTCATGGAGGACCTGCGCGACGAGGTTGTCGTGGTCTTCGCCGGGTACTCCAGCGAGATGCGCGGGTTCCTGGACGCCAACCCCGGGCTGCGGTCGCGGGTCGCCCGCACCATCGAGTTCGAGAACTACACGCCCGAGCAGCTCACCACGATCTTCGCGGGGATGGCGCGGGCCCAGGGGTACGACCCCGGCGAGGGCGTGCTGGAGGCGGTCACCGCGCACTTCCGGGCCCAGAAGCGCGACGAGACCTTCGGCAACGGGCGCGAGGCGCGCCGCGTGTTCGAGGCGGTCGTGCAGACCCAGGCGACCCGGGTCGTGGAGGGGGACTTCCACAGCCCCGAGGACCTGGGCCGCATCCTCCCGGAGGACCTGGAGGGCGTCGTGGACGCCGGGCTGTCCGCGCGGGTGGGCGGGCCCCGCGACGGCGGCCAGGTCGACGGGCTGATGGCCGAGCTGGAGTCGATGGTCGGGCTGACCTCGGTCAAGGGCGAGGTCGCCGACCTGATGAGCCTCATCTCGGCGGGGCGCCGCCGGCAGGCGGCCGGGCTGGGGGCCGTGCTGCCGTCGCGGCACCTGGTCTTCGCCGGGCCCCCGGGGACCGGGAAGACCACCGTGGCGCGGATCTACGGGCGGCTGCTGGCGGCCCTGGGCGTCCTCGCCCAGGGGCAGGTGGTGGAGGTGGGCCGCGCGGACCTGGTGGGGGCGTACGTCGGGCAGACCGCGCAGAGGACCCGGGACGTGTTCGACCGGGCGCGCGGCGGGGTGCTGTTCATCGACGAGGCCTACACGCTGGTCCGGCCGGGGGGCTCCGGCCACGACTTCGGCCAGGAGGCCGTCGACACCCTGCTCAAGCTCATGGAGGACCACCGCGACGAGGTCGTGGTGATCGCCGCCGGGTACACGGGCGAGATGAGCGGGTTCCTGGCGAGCAACCCGGGGCTGGAGTCGCGGTTCTCCCGCACGGTGGAGTTCGCGCCGTACACGCACGACGAGCTGCTGCGGATCCTCGTCGGCATGGCGGAGGGCGCCGACTTCCTGGTGCCGGAGGACACCCGGGCCGCGGCGGCCCGGCTGTTCGGGGCCGAGGAGGAGCGGTTCTCCGACGGCAACGGCCGCGAGGTCCGCAAGGCGTTCGAGGAGGCGCTGACCCGGCAGGCGCGGAGGATCGAACAGGCCGCGCGGGCCGGGGCCGAGCCCGGGGTGGACGATCTGCGGACCCTGCTGCCGGAGGACGTGCACGCCACCTGA
- a CDS encoding alpha/beta hydrolase, which produces MATRLRAAVAVTLTGTVLLVSGCTALTPGGGAQEPAESLGALGDLAEQELDWGPCDGGPSEAECATYEVPLDYDEPEGERIEIAVKRMAATGDDVIGSLLVNPGGPGGSGYDFVDHASFIVSEQVRERFDLVGFDPRGVGRSTPITCLPAEELDDFIGGEAESADGDGDMSELTEAGVADMEEGSREFVEACQANAPDLMLNVGTVNVARDMDVLRALLGDEKLTYLGASYGTHIGAHYAEQFPDRVRALVLDGAVDPTLDQLDLSVAQATGFETALRAFVEDCLTRTDCPLGGNGDSVEDGVAALDGFLARTAREPLHNSMDDREINRARAELGVLAALYSESWWERVREGLDDAMSDGDGTVLLQLGDELYSRGDTQEYENSTAALIAVNCSDSPSPRGVEAYVEAAEEAGEESPIFGPSLAWGALPCAFWPEEAVYDGGPLDAPGAPPIMVVGTTRDSATPYAWAEALAGALESGFLVTRDGDGHTGYRMGDACVDRMVDAYLIDLEVPRDGMACA; this is translated from the coding sequence GTGGCGACGAGGCTGCGGGCAGCGGTGGCGGTGACGCTCACCGGCACGGTGCTCCTGGTGAGCGGGTGTACGGCGCTGACACCGGGGGGAGGGGCGCAGGAGCCGGCCGAATCGCTCGGGGCCCTGGGCGACCTCGCGGAGCAGGAGCTCGACTGGGGGCCCTGTGACGGCGGGCCTTCCGAGGCCGAGTGCGCCACGTACGAGGTGCCGCTGGACTACGACGAGCCCGAGGGCGAGCGCATCGAGATCGCGGTCAAGCGCATGGCCGCCACCGGCGACGACGTCATCGGCTCCCTGCTGGTCAACCCGGGCGGCCCCGGCGGCTCGGGGTACGACTTCGTCGACCACGCCTCCTTCATCGTCAGCGAACAGGTGCGCGAGCGCTTCGACCTGGTGGGCTTCGACCCGCGCGGGGTCGGCCGCAGCACCCCGATCACCTGCCTGCCGGCCGAGGAGCTCGACGACTTCATCGGCGGCGAGGCCGAGTCCGCCGACGGCGACGGCGACATGTCCGAGCTGACCGAGGCCGGGGTCGCCGACATGGAGGAGGGCAGCCGCGAGTTCGTGGAGGCCTGTCAGGCCAACGCCCCCGACCTCATGCTCAACGTCGGCACCGTCAACGTCGCCCGCGACATGGACGTGCTGCGCGCCCTGCTGGGCGACGAGAAGCTCACCTACCTGGGCGCCTCCTACGGCACCCACATCGGCGCCCACTACGCCGAGCAGTTCCCCGACCGGGTGCGCGCCCTGGTGCTCGACGGCGCCGTCGACCCCACCCTGGACCAGCTCGACCTGAGCGTCGCCCAGGCCACCGGGTTCGAGACCGCGCTGCGCGCCTTCGTCGAGGACTGCCTCACCCGCACCGACTGCCCGCTGGGCGGCAACGGGGACTCGGTCGAGGACGGCGTGGCGGCCCTCGACGGGTTCCTGGCCCGGACGGCCCGCGAGCCGCTCCACAACTCCATGGACGACCGGGAGATCAACCGGGCCCGCGCCGAACTGGGCGTGCTCGCCGCCCTGTACTCCGAGTCCTGGTGGGAGCGGGTCCGCGAGGGCCTGGACGACGCCATGAGCGACGGCGACGGCACCGTGCTCCTCCAGCTGGGCGACGAGCTGTACAGCCGGGGCGACACACAGGAGTACGAGAACTCCACGGCCGCCCTCATCGCGGTGAACTGCTCCGACTCGCCCAGCCCGCGCGGGGTCGAGGCCTACGTGGAGGCCGCGGAGGAGGCCGGGGAGGAGTCCCCGATCTTCGGGCCGAGCCTGGCCTGGGGCGCGCTGCCGTGCGCGTTCTGGCCCGAGGAGGCCGTCTACGACGGCGGCCCGCTGGACGCGCCGGGCGCCCCGCCGATCATGGTGGTGGGCACCACGCGCGACTCCGCCACCCCCTACGCCTGGGCCGAGGCTCTGGCCGGGGCGCTGGAGTCCGGCTTCCTGGTCACCCGGGACGGCGACGGCCACACCGGCTACCGCATGGGCGACGCGTGCGTGGACCGCATGGTCGACGCCTACCTCATCGACCTGGAGGTCCCCCGGGACGGGATGGCCTGCGCCTGA